A genomic stretch from Lathyrus oleraceus cultivar Zhongwan6 chromosome 2, CAAS_Psat_ZW6_1.0, whole genome shotgun sequence includes:
- the LOC127122609 gene encoding uncharacterized protein LOC127122609, with amino-acid sequence MGSEKKNTLSLKFKLPRMDTMLTLNIKITPCKKNNFICRYGQILDLLNTSVDVSTLVALSQYYDPPLICFTFKDFQLAPTIEEYEKLLGWYVKDHSPFTKLGELLMPELVAEALHLYVEEVSFGLGPRGFSRKFLEDKAWALDKEGKLLPFSDILALLIYGVVLFPNDDDYINHSIISVFVSGNHVPALVSDVYYCLHTRHKKRKGVVLSCASLLYTWLLSHMPQKEPWVDFLKDLRWSQKFASLTAKDLVWYLPTSNIDQVIMSCGNFPNVPLMGPQGCINYNPLLAMR; translated from the coding sequence ATGGGATCAGAAAAGAAGAATACCCTTTCACTCAAGTTCAAGCTTCCAAGAATGGATACCATGTTGACTCTCAACATCAAAATTACTCCCTGTAAGAAGAACAACTTCATCTGCAGATATGGACAGATCCTGGATCTTCTTAATACCTCTGTAGACGTCTCAACTTTGGTGGCCTTATCCCAGTACTATGATCCACCACTCATATGTTTTACATTCAAAGACTTTCAGTTGGCTCCGACCATTGAAGAGTACGAGAAGCTTCTAGGTTGGTATGTGAAAGACCACTCTCCCTTCACAAAGTTGGGTGAACTATTGATGCCTGAATTAGTTGCTGAAGCACTCCACTTATATGTCGAAGAGGTATCCTTTGGTCTTGGACCTAGGGGAttttctaggaagttcttggaagaCAAGGCATGGGCCTTGGATAAAGAAGGGAAATTGCTGCCTTTCAGTGACATTCTAGCCCTACTGATCTATGGAGTCGTCCTGTTTCCAAATGACGATGATTACATAAACCATTCCATCATTAGTGTGTTCGTATCTGGGAATCATGTCCCTGCCTTGGTGTCTGATGTGTATTACTGCTTACACACTAGGCATAAAAAGAGGAAGGGCGTGGTATTGAGTTGTGCTTCACTATTGTACACTTGGCTCTTATCTCACATGCCTCAAAAGGAGCCTTGGGTAGATTTCTTGAAGGACTTGAGGTGGTCCCAAAAGTTTGCCTCCCTTACTGCCAAAGATTTGGTTTGGTATCTTCCTACCTCCAACATAGATCAGGTTATCATGAGTTGTGGAAACTTCCCGAATGTGCCACTCATGGGTCCACAAGGTTGTATCAATTACAACCCTTTGTTGGCCATGAGGTAG